Proteins found in one Planctomycetes bacterium MalM25 genomic segment:
- the hmp gene encoding Flavohemoprotein yields the protein MAPPGNPLLFYVGAVLCAYVAGQAIKGAAGVWWRRQEQRRRNDRDAEAFRQEAATAAESARARLSRQLAWEGRRELVVSAVVDESPDVKSLYLIDPESRPLPRFLPGQYLTLALPAGPGGEEVVRCYSLSDRPHPEYYRLSIRRQDAPSDTPEAPPGVASHWLHRHAKKGLRLACEAPRGAFFYNPGEPRPAVLIGAGVGVTPLVAMLEAADHEQLRTATHAVFGFRDGAAHLFADRVREIAAANPLITTLFAYSSPGDEDQAGTHYDTAGRVTLETLRAALPSSNFDFFLCGPPQMMQALVPELLDWGVPEEAIHFEAFGPASVSLGGTAADKAIGSPVRFAPNEDPHVWDGECSSLLEMAEAIGVPLASGCRAGNCGACRVRVVEGKTINVRSPGTLTEDDECLACISLPDGPVTIET from the coding sequence ATGGCCCCGCCCGGCAATCCGCTGCTCTTCTACGTCGGGGCGGTGCTGTGCGCGTATGTCGCCGGGCAGGCGATCAAGGGAGCGGCGGGCGTCTGGTGGCGCCGCCAGGAACAGCGGCGCCGCAACGACCGCGACGCCGAGGCCTTCCGCCAAGAAGCGGCCACGGCCGCCGAGTCGGCCCGCGCACGGCTCTCGCGCCAGCTCGCCTGGGAGGGACGGCGCGAGCTGGTCGTGTCCGCGGTGGTCGACGAATCGCCCGACGTGAAGTCGCTGTACCTCATCGACCCCGAGAGCCGCCCCCTGCCCCGCTTCCTGCCCGGCCAGTACCTCACGCTCGCGTTGCCCGCCGGACCGGGCGGCGAGGAGGTCGTGCGGTGCTACTCGCTCTCCGACCGCCCACACCCGGAGTACTACCGCCTCTCGATTCGCCGCCAAGACGCGCCGTCCGACACGCCCGAAGCCCCCCCGGGAGTCGCGAGCCACTGGCTGCACCGCCACGCGAAGAAGGGCCTGCGGCTCGCCTGCGAAGCGCCGCGTGGCGCCTTCTTCTACAACCCGGGCGAGCCCCGCCCCGCGGTGCTGATCGGCGCCGGCGTCGGCGTGACGCCGCTGGTCGCGATGCTCGAAGCGGCCGACCATGAGCAGCTCCGCACGGCGACCCACGCGGTGTTCGGCTTCCGTGACGGCGCCGCGCACCTGTTCGCCGACCGTGTTCGCGAGATCGCCGCGGCGAACCCTCTGATTACGACGCTCTTCGCCTACTCGTCCCCGGGCGACGAGGACCAGGCGGGCACGCACTACGACACGGCGGGACGGGTCACGCTCGAAACGCTCCGCGCCGCGTTGCCCTCGAGCAACTTCGACTTCTTCCTCTGCGGCCCGCCCCAGATGATGCAAGCGCTCGTGCCGGAGCTGCTCGACTGGGGCGTGCCCGAAGAGGCGATCCACTTCGAAGCCTTTGGGCCGGCGAGCGTGTCGCTCGGCGGCACCGCGGCGGACAAGGCGATCGGTTCGCCCGTCCGCTTTGCCCCGAACGAGGACCCGCACGTCTGGGACGGCGAGTGCTCCTCGTTGCTCGAGATGGCCGAGGCGATCGGCGTCCCGCTCGCTTCGGGCTGTCGGGCGGGCAACTGCGGCGCCTGCCGCGTGCGGGTTGTCGAGGGCAAGACGATCAACGTCCGCTCCCCCGGCACGCTGACTGAGGACGACGAATGCCTCGCCTGCATCAGCCTGCCCGACGGGCCGGTCACGATCGAAACCTAA